The Curtobacterium herbarum genome contains the following window.
CCACGAGCCTCCGGGCCGTCCCGATGCTCTCGCACACCCACGGCCAGCCCGCGACGCCGACCACCCTCGGCAAGGAGATCGCGGTCGTCGTCTACCGGCTCGAGCGGATCCTGTCGCAGGTCGAGCGCGGCGAGTACCTCGGCAAGTTCTCCGGCGCGACCGGCACCTTCTCCGCGCACCTGGCGGCGGACCCGGAGGCCGACTGGCCCGCGCTGTCGAAGGAGTTCGTCGAGGGCCTCGGCCTGACGTGGAACCCGCTGACGACGCAGATCGAGTCGCACGACTGGCAGGCCGAGCTGTACGACCGGGTGCGGCACGCGAACCGCGTCCTGCACAACCTGGCGACGGACGTGTGGACCTACATCTCGATGGGGTACTTCACGCAGATCCCGGTCGCCGGTGCCACCGGGTCGTCGACGATGCCGCACAAGATCAACCCGATCCGGTTCGAGAACGCCGAGGCGAACCTCGAGATCTCGTCCGCGCTGTTCTCCACGCTGTCCGAGACCCTCGTCACGAGCCGGCTGCAGCGCGACCTGACCGACTCGTCCACGCAGCGCAACATCGGCGTCGCGTTCGGGCACTCGCTGCTCGCGCTAGACAACCTGCGCCGCGGCCTGGGCGAGATCGCGGTGAACGAGCCCCGGCTGGCCGAGGACCTCGACCGCAACTGGGAGGTCCTGGCCGAGGCGATCCAGACCGTCATCCGCGCCGAGGTCACGGCCGGGCAGTCGGACATCGAGGACCCCTACGCGATGCTCAAGGAGCTCACCCGGGGCAAGCGCATCGGGCGGCAGGAGCTCGTCGCGTTCGTGAACGGGCTCGACGTCTCCGACGCGGCGAAGGCACGGCTGACGAACCTCACCCCGGCGACGTACACCGGGCTGGCGGACGAGCTCGTCGACCACCTCGAAGTCTGAGCCCTTGCACGGCCGGACCGCGTGGTCCGGCCGTGTCCCGTCAGGCGAGCCAGCCGGTGACCTTCCGCACCCAGCGGTGCCGGAAGGCCCGGGCGAGGGTCGTCTCGCCGCGGCAGAACCGGATGAAGTAGCCGCGGCCGAACGGCGTCTTCGAGATCAGGAAGTGGAAGCCGGCCGGGAACCGCGTGAAGACGCGGAGCAGCTGCGCACCGGCGTCGATCTCGGGCACCAGTTCCGCCCGCACCCGGGACTCGTACCCGTCGAGCGCCGTGCGGTCGCCGCCCGTGTAGGCGGCAGCGGCGGTGCCCGCCCACTCCCCCGACCGCAGCGCGAACGAGATCCCCTCGCGCGTCCACGGCTCCAGGAGGCCCGCGGTCTCGCCCGCCAGCACGACGGTGCCGCGGCGGAGCGGTGAGTCCCCGGTGCGCCACTGGGTGAGGTGGCCGCTGCTGCGGTCCTGGTCGGTGGGGTGCAGGCCGAGGCGTTCGATCCAGTCGTCGAGGTAGCGACGGGTCTGGTCGGCGTGGCCCTTCTGCTCGATGACCCCGACCGTCAGGGTCTCGGCCTTCGGGAAGACCCACGCGTAGGTGCCCGGGTGCGGCCCCCAGTCGAGGAGCACACCGGTGGCGGCGTCCTCGGGGCGACGGGGGACCTCCACCTCGAGCCCGAGGTCCGTGACGGCCATCACGGCGCCGACGTGGCGGCCGACCCGACCCCCGGAACCGTCGGCGCCGATCACGACGCGGGCGACGAGTTCGTCCCCGTCGGCGAGCGTCAGGCGGGTGTGGCCGTCCTGGTCGGTGAGCGCGCGGACGTTGGCGCCGTCGCGGAAGACGACCCCGGCCTCCTTCGCGGCGTCGACGTTGGCCTGGTCGAAGCGCTCACGGTCGACCATGGCGACGAAGGGGGCCTCGGTGCGGACCCGGGTCACGCGACCCATGCGGTGCGAGAAACCGACCTCGGGCAGGTCGGCCTCGATCGTGGCGAGGGCGCGGTCGTTGAGCCGCCGGCGGGACTGGCCGATGATGCCGCCGCCGCACGTCTTGTAGCGGGGGAAGACCGCCTTGTCGAGGAGCAGGACCCGGGCACCGCCGAGCGCGGCGTGGCGGGCCGCGGTGGCACCGGCGGGGCCGGCGCCGACGACCACGACGTCCCAGGGCTGATCGGCGTTCGTGTCCTGCATGGGGCCAGAGCTTACCGGCGCAGCGCATCCCGGCGTCGAACGGCTACGCTGACCGCGTCGGGCATGCAGGCTGCCCCGCTGGGGCCAGGAACGGGGAGCGGAATCCGTGTCGAGGGACGTGAACCGCAACACCGCCGTGCAGATCGTGGACGACCACGGGCTGCCGGGCGCGGTGCCGATGACCGCGATCCGCCGACTCGTGCGCGAGGTGACGGGGCGCGAGGTCACCTACCGGCTGGTCCGCGGGCTCGCACACCAGGACGTGCACGGGCTCTGGGCCGGGTACGACGACGGCACCGCGGTCGTCTCCTACCCACCGGCACCCTCCGGCACGCAGCTCGTGGTGATCAACCACGAGCACGGCCACATGCTCATCAGCCCGGACGGACCGGCCGAGTCGCACGGCATCGACCCCCGGTTCGCGCGGTTCGTCGAGGACAAGGTCGCCGGCTTCATGCCGGGCAACCGCCTCGTCCGGTCCGGGGAGACGCTGGAGCAGGAGTACACGCCCGACCTCGAGTTCCTCTACGGCCACACGGACTTCTCCGAGGACGAGGAACGCCTGGCGGAGCTCGTCGGGGTGGAACTGAGCGTCCGGGTGATGCGCCACGCGCGTGCCCGCGGCCGGGACGTGCGGTTCGGGCGGGTGTTCGGCGGATGAACGTGCTGGACGACTGGGTCTTCGTGGCGGGTGTGGTGACGGTGGTGTCCGTCGGCCTCGCCGCGCTGTCGATGCTCTCCCCGAACGTGCGCCAGCCGCTGCCGGCGCACCCGGACGCCGCGGACCAGACCGGTCCACGCTCGATGCTCGTCCCCGGGGTGCTCGTCTGGGCGCTGGGCTGCACGCTGCAGGCCCCGTTCGTCTACCTGTGGGTCGACGGCCTGCTCGGCGGCCACAACGTCACGAACCTGCTCTACCGCTCCGCCGTCATCATCGCGCTCGGCTGCCTGCAGGTGATGGTCATCCGGGCCGAGCACGGCGAGCGCCGCCCGGTCCGCGAGCGTCTCACCTGGGGCCTGGTCCTGGTGGCCGTCGCCGTCCAGGTCGCCCTCTTCGCGATGAGCGACTGGGCCGTCCCGGACCCGTTCCTCGGCCGCTACACCGGTGAGCCGACCCGCGAGCTGTTCGCCGCCGTGCTGCCGATCTGCGTCGGGCTGTACGGCGTGCAGGTCGCCGCGGTGGCGTTCCGGGGGCTGCCCCTCTA
Protein-coding sequences here:
- the purB gene encoding adenylosuccinate lyase, encoding MTPLPPQPISPLDGRYYPIVHTVGEHLSEAGLNRARIRVEVEWLVFLTDHAMFTTSPLSVDDKAALRALVDDFGQDQIAELAAIEATTRHDVKAVEYFVRRRLSDLGLDAVAELTHFAATSEDVNNLSYALTVRDAVEHVWLPSARAVVERLREMATSLRAVPMLSHTHGQPATPTTLGKEIAVVVYRLERILSQVERGEYLGKFSGATGTFSAHLAADPEADWPALSKEFVEGLGLTWNPLTTQIESHDWQAELYDRVRHANRVLHNLATDVWTYISMGYFTQIPVAGATGSSTMPHKINPIRFENAEANLEISSALFSTLSETLVTSRLQRDLTDSSTQRNIGVAFGHSLLALDNLRRGLGEIAVNEPRLAEDLDRNWEVLAEAIQTVIRAEVTAGQSDIEDPYAMLKELTRGKRIGRQELVAFVNGLDVSDAAKARLTNLTPATYTGLADELVDHLEV
- a CDS encoding geranylgeranyl reductase family protein → MQDTNADQPWDVVVVGAGPAGATAARHAALGGARVLLLDKAVFPRYKTCGGGIIGQSRRRLNDRALATIEADLPEVGFSHRMGRVTRVRTEAPFVAMVDRERFDQANVDAAKEAGVVFRDGANVRALTDQDGHTRLTLADGDELVARVVIGADGSGGRVGRHVGAVMAVTDLGLEVEVPRRPEDAATGVLLDWGPHPGTYAWVFPKAETLTVGVIEQKGHADQTRRYLDDWIERLGLHPTDQDRSSGHLTQWRTGDSPLRRGTVVLAGETAGLLEPWTREGISFALRSGEWAGTAAAAYTGGDRTALDGYESRVRAELVPEIDAGAQLLRVFTRFPAGFHFLISKTPFGRGYFIRFCRGETTLARAFRHRWVRKVTGWLA